Proteins from a single region of Allofrancisella inopinata:
- a CDS encoding methylated-DNA--[protein]-cysteine S-methyltransferase, with amino-acid sequence MTFIPSDSKTNKFCVQKISTPIGMTLAMANDNYLYWLSFINDLKQDSFEDIPKYYHEKILFQTNNILDNLKKELEAYFKSQLKSFNIPLKLVGTDFQKQAWQELLKIPYGKTISYLEQAQNIDKAKAYRAVANANGKNPISIIVPCHRVINANGKLGGYTGGIDKKGFLLNCESNFP; translated from the coding sequence ATGACTTTTATACCTAGCGATAGTAAAACAAATAAATTTTGCGTACAAAAAATAAGTACGCCTATTGGTATGACGCTTGCTATGGCAAATGATAACTACCTCTATTGGCTATCATTTATAAATGACTTGAAACAAGACTCTTTTGAAGATATACCAAAATATTATCATGAGAAAATATTGTTTCAAACAAATAATATTTTAGACAACCTAAAAAAAGAACTAGAAGCATATTTTAAAAGCCAACTAAAAAGTTTCAATATACCATTAAAACTAGTAGGTACTGACTTTCAAAAACAGGCCTGGCAAGAATTACTAAAAATCCCGTATGGTAAAACTATTAGTTATCTGGAACAAGCTCAAAATATCGATAAAGCTAAAGCTTATCGGGCTGTAGCAAATGCTAATGGAAAAAATCCTATATCTATAATAGTCCCTTGTCATAGGGTTATAAACGCTAATGGGAAGTTAGGCGGGTATACTGGAGGAATAGATAAAAAGGGGTTTTTACTTAATTGTGAAAGTAATTTTCCTTAA
- a CDS encoding APC family permease, whose protein sequence is MLNISAIINLSSIAYMATIGLQSIFFYLVAAITFLLPTALICAELSSMITHNNGGVFSWVKAGLGEKAGVLAMWLEWFNNVVGFPSSVTALIATFSYIGFRGFAENTQTSFSFWLAMVAVFIVISLFNCLPFKRVIILNITGAIFGMIVPGVLLIAGAIYFLATGQNNLEYYGFNEILPVFSLSTYALLVKTFSSYSGIQSVAFHMTNINNPEKNIPRSILMAVVIIVSLTILATISLTIIIPVKDVNVLNGLIQGISQVLNIIGLANAKPLIVVLITVGMLAALSTWILGPARGMQTAAEQKFFPKIMSGKNRFGMPVNMLMIQVLIVVVLSLTFLIMPSVYAAFALLVAITSQFTVVMWIMVFISAIRLRFTKPGIYRVFYVGKRNTNWLLIAMSVVAIVMCILGFILGLFPPAFSRVSNVFQYTVILVIADIIIIAIPLVWIWLHRKRII, encoded by the coding sequence ATGTTGAATATTTCCGCAATAATAAATTTAAGTTCTATTGCTTATATGGCAACTATAGGACTTCAAAGCATTTTCTTTTATCTAGTAGCTGCTATTACATTTTTGCTACCAACAGCGCTTATATGTGCTGAGCTTAGTAGTATGATTACGCATAATAATGGAGGTGTCTTTAGTTGGGTTAAAGCAGGCCTTGGTGAAAAGGCAGGTGTATTGGCTATGTGGTTGGAATGGTTTAATAATGTAGTTGGCTTCCCTAGCTCAGTTACTGCTTTGATAGCTACTTTTTCTTACATAGGGTTCCGTGGGTTTGCTGAAAATACACAGACTAGTTTTTCCTTTTGGTTAGCTATGGTAGCGGTATTTATAGTTATCAGTTTGTTTAATTGTTTACCATTTAAAAGAGTTATTATCTTAAATATAACCGGGGCTATTTTTGGTATGATTGTGCCTGGAGTTTTACTAATAGCTGGAGCGATATATTTTCTAGCAACAGGACAAAACAATTTAGAGTATTATGGCTTTAATGAGATATTGCCTGTTTTTTCTTTAAGTACATATGCATTATTAGTCAAGACATTCTCTTCTTACTCAGGTATACAATCGGTTGCTTTTCATATGACTAATATCAATAACCCTGAAAAAAATATTCCTAGGTCAATATTAATGGCGGTTGTAATTATAGTATCTTTAACTATTTTAGCCACAATATCTTTAACAATTATTATTCCTGTAAAAGACGTAAATGTATTAAATGGTTTAATACAAGGGATATCCCAAGTGTTAAATATTATTGGTTTAGCAAATGCTAAACCTTTAATAGTAGTGTTGATAACTGTAGGAATGTTAGCAGCTCTTAGTACCTGGATTTTAGGTCCAGCTAGAGGTATGCAAACAGCAGCAGAGCAAAAATTTTTCCCAAAAATTATGTCAGGAAAAAACAGATTCGGTATGCCAGTTAATATGTTAATGATTCAGGTACTTATTGTTGTGGTTCTATCTTTAACTTTTTTAATTATGCCTTCGGTATACGCAGCATTTGCTCTGCTGGTGGCTATTACATCGCAGTTTACTGTAGTTATGTGGATTATGGTATTTATCTCTGCTATCAGGCTTAGGTTTACTAAGCCAGGTATTTATAGGGTATTTTATGTTGGCAAACGAAATACAAATTGGCTACTTATAGCAATGTCAGTAGTTGCGATAGTGATGTGTATACTAGGCTTTATATTAGGGTTATTTCCGCCTGCTTTTTCTCGGGTAAGTAATGTTTTTCAATACACGGTAATTTTAGTGATAGCAGATATAATAATTATAGCTATACCTTTAGTTTGGATATGGTTGCATAGAAAACGTATCATCTAA